Genomic DNA from Pigmentiphaga litoralis:
GGTGCGCAGTTGGTCCGGACTACCATCGGCCCACCGCGCCGACGGGTATCGAATTCAAGGAAACCGAAGGCTGGAAAGCCGCCCAACCCAGCGACGACATCACCCGCGGCGCCTGGTGGGAGATCTACAACGACCCGGTCCTGAACCGGTTGATGCCGCAGGTGGAAGCCGCCAACCAGACGCTGGCGCAATCCGAAGCGCAGTACCGGCAGGCCCTTGCCGTGCTGCGCGGCACGCGCGCCGCCGAATTGCCGACCCTGAACGGCAACGTATCGGCCACGCGCAGCGGCAATGGCGTCAGCAGCGGCACGACGACCACCACCACCGGCACCGGCGTGGGAACCGGCACCGGTACGGGCACGGGAACGGGCACCGGCACGACCATCATCAACACCCCAAGCAGCAGTTCCAGCATCCGCAACCAGTTCAGCACCAGCCTGAGCGCGAGCTGGGAAATCGACCTGTGGGGCCGTATCCGCCGCGGCGTCGAAGCCGATTCGGCCAGCGTGCAGGCCAGCGCCGCCAACCTGGCCGCCGCCCGCCTGAGCGCCCAATCGACCCTGGCCCGCAACTACTTCCAGCTGCGCGTGATGGACGAACAGAAGCGCCTGCTCGAAGCCACGATCAAGGTGTATGAACGGTCGCTGCGCCTGAACGAAAACCGGTATGACGTGGGGGTCAGTGCACGGGCCGACATCGTCCAGGCGCGCGCGCAGCTTGAAGGCGCGCGGGCGCAGGCCATCGATCTGGACTGGCAACGGGCGCAACTGGAACATGCCATTGCCATTTTGACCGGCCAGCCGCCGTCCAACTTCGCCATCGCGCCCGC
This window encodes:
- a CDS encoding efflux transporter outer membrane subunit — translated: MKQPLTVAPRSVVNARVLRPSRPAALNLLAGLTLAALIAGCAVGPDYHRPTAPTGIEFKETEGWKAAQPSDDITRGAWWEIYNDPVLNRLMPQVEAANQTLAQSEAQYRQALAVLRGTRAAELPTLNGNVSATRSGNGVSSGTTTTTTGTGVGTGTGTGTGTGTGTTIINTPSSSSSIRNQFSTSLSASWEIDLWGRIRRGVEADSASVQASAANLAAARLSAQSTLARNYFQLRVMDEQKRLLEATIKVYERSLRLNENRYDVGVSARADIVQARAQLEGARAQAIDLDWQRAQLEHAIAILTGQPPSNFAIAPAPLNTALPDVPVGLPSELLERRPDIAAAERTMQAANARIGVAKAAYFPTLTLSASGGYRNSTFADWLTAPARFWSLGPALAAPLFDGGLRRAQVSQNEAAYDAQVAAYRQTVLTALGEVEDNLVQLRVLASEQVVQQRALDAARESLRLTTNQFEAGIIDFLSLVTVQTTALNNERTNLTLLGNRLTASVALIAAIGGGWDQDLAPPVKPRPQD